A genomic window from Cricetulus griseus strain 17A/GY chromosome 4, alternate assembly CriGri-PICRH-1.0, whole genome shotgun sequence includes:
- the LOC100755511 gene encoding keratin-associated protein 7-1 — MTRYFCCGNYFPGYPCYGTNFHGTYRATPLNCVVPLGSPLNHGCGTIYSSRNYCYGGVSNFQNPGCCYGSSFYRPWGSGSGFGYSTY, encoded by the coding sequence ATGACTCGTTATTTCTGCTGTGGAAACTACTTCCCAGGGTATCCTTGCTATGGCACCAACTTCCATGGCACCTACAGAGCCACTCCCCTGAACTGTGTCGTACCTCTGGGTTCTCCCCTGAACCATGGCTGTGGAACCATCTACAGCTCCCGCAACTACTGTTATGGTGGCGTTAGTAACTTCCAAAATCCAGGCTGTTGCTATGGCAGCAGCTTCTACAGGCCATggggctctggctctggcttcgGCTACAGCACCTACTGA